From Mus musculus strain C57BL/6J chromosome 8, GRCm38.p6 C57BL/6J, a single genomic window includes:
- the Spata4 gene encoding spermatogenesis-associated protein 4, translated as MAAAGQAEECLPLPAAESSKTSLPTPPAVPAGKKPKKCLVYPHPPRSSRLSRSVLRWLQGLDLSFFPRNVTRDFSNGYLVAEIFCIYYPWDLRLSSFENGTSLKVKLDNWAQIEKFLAKKKFKLPKELIHGTIHCKAGVPEILIQEIYTLLTHQEIRSIQDDLANFTDYIYQMRLPLVPRNTVSKSIKNNIRLSELLSNPNVLSNELKIEFLILLQMLQRKLSRKLNPGWFDVKPTVGEITIDRLPAHSYKRRYKSRGSKEKAAQPLSKSDNDGNARKEIHVKQSGNPCENTENL; from the exons ATGGCTGCCGCCGGCCAGGCAGAGGAGTGTTTACCACTGCCGGCGGCAGAATCATCCAAGACGTCCTTACCTACACCACCAGCAGTTCCCGCAGGAAAGAAGCCAAAGAAATGTCTGGTGTATCCACATCCGCCTAGGAGCTCCCGCCTGAGTCGTTCTGTCCTGCGCTGGCTCCAGGGCCTAGATCTCAGCTTCTTCCCTAGGAATGTCACCAG GGATTTTTCAAATGGCTACCTAGTTGCAGAGATATTCTGTATTTATTATCCCTGGGACCTTCGATTATCATCCTTTGAAAATGGAACCTCCTTAAAAGTCAAGTTGGATAACTGGGCACAGATAGAGAAG TTTCTAGCGAAAAAGAAGTTTAAACTACCTAAAGAACTAATCCATGGAACAATTCACTGTAAGGCTGGGGTACCTGAAATACTGATACAGGAGATTTACACTTTACTAACACATCAAGA aattaGAAGTATCCAGGATGATCTCGCTAATTTCACAGACTATATTTACCAAATGCGTTTGCCCCTGGTTCCTAGGAATACAGTATCAAAATCTATTAAGAATAACATTAGGTTGTCGGAACTACTAAGCAATCCTAATGTACTCAGCAATGAACTCAAGATAGAATTCCTCATCCTTTTGCAAATGCTGCAAAGAAAATTAAGCAGAAAACTGAATCCAG GGTGGTTTGATGTCAAGCCAACTGTGGGAGAAATCACAATCGACCGTCTTCCTGCCCATAGCTATAAGCGCAGATACAAGTCAAGAGGTTCAAAGGAGAAAGCTGCACAACCTTTAT CAAAATCAGACAATGATGGCAATGCACGGAAAGAAATCCATGTGAAGCAAAGTGGAAATCCTTGTGAGAACACTGAAAACCTGTGA